GTCTATCAACGGCTCATGAAGAACCTTCAGGTTCCGATGTTGCCCGTGCTCCTCAACACGTACTTCCCGCCGAACAACCCTACCTCGGCCCGTTGCCATTACGTCGGCAGTTGCATCGCCGAGGCGTTGGCCGCGTCCCCTATCGACGCGAAAGTAGCGATCATCGCCTCGGGCGGCCTCAGTCACTTCCTCTGCGAAGCGGCGTTCGACCGAAAGATCATCGACGCCATCAAGAACCGCGACAAGGACACGTTAACAAGCATTCCGCAGGAATCGCTCTGCTCGGGATCGTCCGAAATTCGCAACTGGATCACGATGGCCGGCGCCCTCGGGGAGCTCGATTGCGTCTACGACCAATACATCCCGGTCTATCGCACTCCTGCTGGCACCGGTATCGGCCTCGGGTTCGCGGTCTGGCAATGACTGCCGCACCAAACGAACCGCCGACCACCACCTGACAACACTATTCTTTATACGATACAGTCATGATCATCGATTGCCACGGCCACGTCAGCGCTCCCGCCGAACTCTGGGTCTACAAAGCCAATCTGCTTTCGCATCTGGGCGCGCACGGACGCCGTATGTCCGAAGTCAGCGACGAGCAGATCGTCCAGGCGATGAACCGCCGGGAAATGGGCCCGTGCGGCCATGTGGAAGCGCTCGACCGGGTCGGCACAGACATGCAGATGCTCTCGCCCCGCCCTTTCCAGATGATGCACAGTGCCAAGCCGGCCAAGCTCGTGCACTGGTTCACGGAAGAGACTAACAACATCATCGCGCGGACCGTTGCACTGATTCCCGGCAGATTCGTGCCGGTGGCCGGATTGCCGCAGGCGGCAGGCGAGCCGATTGTTCACGCGCTGCCGGAGCTCGAGCGCTGCGTAAAGATGGGCTTTCGCGGCGTGCTCTTCAACCCTGATCCGTACGAGAATACCGGCACCGAAGCGCCGCCGCTTGGTGATCGTTATTGGTATCCGCTTTACGAAAAGCTCTGCGAGCTCGACATTCCAATGCATGTTCACGCCACGGGCTCGCATTCGGACCGCTCCCCCTATACCCTGCACTTCGTCAATGAAGAATCGATCGCCGTCTACGGACTCGTGCATTCGAACGTCTTCAAGGACTTCCCGTCACTGAAAGTCATCTGCTCGCATGGCGGCGGCTCGATTCCGTATCAGATCGGGCGCTTCCAGTCGGGCGCGGGTCGTCGCGGCGTCGATTTCCTCGATGGGATGCGCAATCTCTACTACGACACGGTGCTCTATTCCGAAGAGGCGCTGCGCCTGCTCATTAAGACCGTGGGCGCTGACCGTTGTCTTTTCGGCTCGGAGTGTCCTGGCGTCGGCTCTACGGTCGACAAAACCACCGGGCGCGCACTCGATGACATCCGTCCGACTATCGCAGGGTTTGACTGGCTCAGCCAGAGCGACAAGAAACTCATCTTTGAGGACAACGCACGTAAGGTATTCGGCCTCGCGTGCTGAAGGACCACCGAAGTCCGGGCGCTCGGCAACACGACACCCGCCAAAAGACCAGTTCAATAGTCCATCTCTGTTCGGTTAACTGAGATTCTCGGATGACGGAAAAGCCGACAACCTCTGATAGCGCTTTTTTTGAACTGCCCTCGGTCATGGCAGCTACCGCATCCAGGCAAGCCGTTTTTTGCTTTGCACTCCCATCCCAAAACAACGTATGCATCGGAGACCCGTTTGAAAACCACGCTACTCAATACCACCCTGAGCCGGAGCGCAGCATTGGCATCTTTCGCCGCCCTGCTCTCGGGCGCCTCGACAGCGCACGCGCAGAGTTCAGTTTCACTCTACGGCATCCTTTCCACGGGAGTCGCCTGGGTAAGTAACGTGGGTGGGCACTCGGCCGCCCAGATGATTCCAGGCACCATGCAGAATAACCGTTGGGGCTTGCGCGGCGTTGAGGATCTGGGAGGCGGTCTCAACGCTGTCTTCGTGCTC
Above is a genomic segment from Paraburkholderia aromaticivorans containing:
- a CDS encoding amidohydrolase family protein, with amino-acid sequence MIIDCHGHVSAPAELWVYKANLLSHLGAHGRRMSEVSDEQIVQAMNRREMGPCGHVEALDRVGTDMQMLSPRPFQMMHSAKPAKLVHWFTEETNNIIARTVALIPGRFVPVAGLPQAAGEPIVHALPELERCVKMGFRGVLFNPDPYENTGTEAPPLGDRYWYPLYEKLCELDIPMHVHATGSHSDRSPYTLHFVNEESIAVYGLVHSNVFKDFPSLKVICSHGGGSIPYQIGRFQSGAGRRGVDFLDGMRNLYYDTVLYSEEALRLLIKTVGADRCLFGSECPGVGSTVDKTTGRALDDIRPTIAGFDWLSQSDKKLIFEDNARKVFGLAC